From the Mycobacterium noviomagense genome, the window TGACAGCTTGGTTGCGGCCGATGACCACCTCCGCGAACGATGGCGACGGGGCAATGCGCCGCGACCGCAAGGGCAGCGGCGGTGGAGCCCACCCGGCCGGGTTGGAAGTGATTGAGCCCCAGTGCACCGACGCAGACCATCGCCGCCGACCGAGAAGCACTGACGAGTGCGCTAATTGGCGAGTCGCGGGAGATCTCGGCTTCGATTTTCACCGGTTTGTCGGTGGCCTCAACCGCCGCGGACGCCCAATGCACGGCCATTTCGGCGTTAGCCAGGCGAGGAGTGTCCCTCTCGTCGACCGGCTTCGTATTGTCCTGATCGACTGCACACAGCAAGCGCAGGGGAACGTTACGATCAACCGCCTCATCCGCGGCCCACAGTGCTGTGCGGATGGCTACTTTGGATCCGTCGACGCCAACCACCACTGCCGGGGAGGTGGGCGATCCACTCATCATGAACTCCGGGGCTTGGCCATGCCGGCGCAAGGTAAGCCGACAGTCGTGCGCAACGGTATCGATTACCTAGCGGCACCTTCAGGGTCGTTGGTCCTTGGTTTGCTGGCCATTGGTCCCCGCCTCGTCAGATGCCGCTTGCCGGCCGTCGTCGGATGACAACTGGCCATGGGGCTGGGTCTTTCGACTCTTGCGCAGTTCGAGCGTCGGCGATAACGATCATCAGGATGGATACGGGCTCTGCCCACTCGATCGCCACGTTGGATGCCTCTGGCCTGGCGGCACTTGTCGGTGTGCTGATCGAGCGCGGCTATCGCGTCGTCGGCCCGACGTTACGGGACAACGCAATAGTGCTCGCTGAGCTCGAATCGGCCGACGATCTGCCTCGCGGTTGGGGTGTGGACGTGGGTCCGGGGCATTACCGGTTGCGGCGCCGTGACGACGATGCGCTGTTCGGCCATTCGGCCGGCCCCCAGTCGTGGAAGCAGTTCTTGCACCCGCCTAGGCAGCGGGTGTGGTCGTCCGACGGGACCGAACCGGAAGAGCCGCCGCAGTATGCGTTCATCGGGGTGCGGGCATGCGACCTGTCGGCGATCAGAATCCTGAACGGAGTGCTCGGTGTTGGGGCACATCCGGACCAAGGTTTCGTGGGCCGGTTGCGACGGGTCTTCGTGGTGGCCGTCAACTGCACCGAACCGGGCGGCTTGTGCTTTTGCGCGTCGATGGGAACCGGACCCGCCGTGGGTCCTGGCTACGATCTCGCGCTCACCGAGCGCATCGACGCCGATGGAAGGCACTACCTGGTCGACGTCGGCAGCGACGACGGCGCGCAAGTGTTGGCCGCGCTGCCGCACTGGGAAGCTAGCCAGTCCGAAATTGACGCGGCGCGAAGCGAAGTCAGCGAAGCTGCGAATCATATGGGCCGGCAGATGCCGCAGGTCGACCACCGCCAACTGCTCGTCGAGTCGCGCGAGTCACCGCGCTGGGAAGACGTCGCCAGTCGATGTCTGACGTGTGGCAACTGCACCATGGTCTGTCCCACTTGCTTCTGCACCAGCACTGAGGACATCACCGATCTCACCGGCGAACACGCCGAACGCTGGATGCGCTGGGCGTCGTGCTACGAGTTCGACTTCACTTATATCCACGGCGGCAGCGTGCGGCAATCGGGTGAGTCACGCTACCGCCACTGGATCACCCACAAGCTCGGCACTTGGCATGACCAGTTCGACAGCACCGGCTGCGTCGGCTGCGGGCGCTGTATCGCCTGGTGCCCCACCGGGATTGACATCACCGAGGAAATGAACGCGCTGGAGGTGCTCGCGCGCGAACAGCAGGCCGAGGAGCCTGGCGATGGCTAAAACGGCGACCCAGAACGCAAAGTCACCGTCCTCGGCGATGGCTCCCGTCCCGTATCGCGTCCGCAGCAGGGTAGTCGAGAGTTTCGAGGCGGCAAGCATCTGGCTGGAACCGGTGGGTCAATCAGTGGCGCCGCCGCTGCCCGGCCAGTTCATGATGTTGTACGCCTTCGGCATTGGTGAAATCGCCATGTCGGTCAGCGGTGTTCCCCGAAATGCCGATGACGCCATCGGTCACACCATCCGAGCGGTCGGCGCGGTCAGCCAGGCATTGCACGATGCCGACGTGGGTACGGTGGTCGGGGTTCGCGGGCCGTTCGGTACCGACTGGGGGTTGGCCACGTCGAACGGGCGCGACCTGGTGATCGTGGCCGGCGGGTGTGGTTCGGCCCCCCTGCGGCCGGTGGTTTTGGAGGCGTTGGCCCAGCGGTCACGGTTCGGACGGGTGATGGTGATCGTCGGCGCGCGGACACCGGAGCACTTCCTGTTTCGCCAGGAGGTCGCAGAATGGGCAGGAAACCCACTGCTCGAGGCCGAACTGATCGTCGATGCAGCAGGGCCCGACTGGCCGTGGGAGGTCGGATTGGTCACCGAGCCGCTGCGACGGTTGACGCTGAATCCTGCACGTACCACTGCATTTATCTGCGGACCCGAGCCCATGATCCGGTTCTGCGCCCGCGAGCTGGTGCAGAAGGGCCTCGCTGCCAACGATATTCGAGTCTCGCTGGAGCGGAACATGCAATGTGGGATCGGCTGGTGCGGGCACTGTCAGCTGGGCCCGCTGCTGCTCTGTCGCGACGGACCGGTCGTTGGTTATGACGTCGCCGGTCCACTGCTACAGGTCCAGGAGCTATAGATGGCCCCACCGACATTGGCCGTCTGGAAGTTCGCCTCATGTGACGGTTGCCAGCTGACACTACTGGACTGTGAGGACGAGTTGCTCACTCTCGCAGAGCAGGTGCAGATCCGCACGTTCCTCGAAGCCTCCAGCGCGATCGTCGGCGGACCCTACGACGTGTCACTGGTCGAGGGCTCGATCACCACCAGCCACGACCAAGAGCGTATCCACGAAATCCGCGAGCAGTCCAAGGTTCTGGTGACCATCGGTGCGTGTGCGACCGCGGGTGGCGTCCAGGCACTGCGGAACTTCGCCGACGTCGCCGAGTTCGCGGCCGTCGTCTACGCCAAACCGGAGTACATCGACACGCTGGCGACTTCCACGCCGGCCTCCGCGCACGTCAAGGTGGACTACCAGCTACAGGGCTGCCCCATCGACCGCGGCCAGCTGCTCGATACCCTGGCCGCGCTGCTGGTCGGGCGCAAGCCTCGAATTCCGGCCAAGACGGTATGCATGGAGTGCAAACTGCGTGGGGTGACTTGTGTCCTCGTCGCCGATGGCACCCCGTGTCTGGGCCCAGTCACCCATGCCGGGTGTGGAGCATTGTGCCCCAGGCATCGTCGCGGCTGCTACGGATGTTTCGGCCCGATGGCTACACCGAACATGCCGGCGTTGATCCCGCTGCTGCGCCGAGACGGGATGTCCGAGGGTGACGTCGACCGGGTGTTTTCGACCTTCAACGTCGCAAAGTTCGCCGCCGAACGGAATGACAGATGAGCGAGGGTAGCCGCACTCTGACTGTGGGCGCATTGACCCGTGTCGAAGGCGAAGGCGCCTTGCACGTGAAGCTGCGCGACGGGGTATTGGAACGTGTGGAGCTGAACATCTATGAACCGCCGCGGTTCTTCGAGGCGTTCCTGCGTGGCCGTGCCTACACCGAGCCGCCAGACATCACTGCGCGGGTGTGCGGCATCTGCCCGGTGGCTTACCAGGTCAGTGCGTGCAATGCGATTGAAGACGCGTGTGGCATCCAGGTCGATCCGGACGTGGTGGCACTGCGTCGACTACTGTACTGCGGGGAGTGGATCCACAGCCATGTCTTGCACATCTACCTGCTGCATGCACCGGACTTTCTCGGCTATCCCGACGCAATCGCGTTAGCGAAAGATGAGCGCGATATCGTCGAGCGGGGCTTGCGGCTGAAGAAGGCCGGCAACCGGCTGATGGAATTCATCGGCGGGCGAGCAATCCACCCGATCAACGCACGACTGGGCGGGTTCTATTCGGTGCCCACCCGGACGGACCTGCAACCGGTTGCCGAGCAGTTGCGCCATGCGCTCGACGACGCGGTCGCCACCGTGCGCTGGGTGTCCGAATTCGAATTCCCCGACCTGGAACTCGGCCACGAGTTCCTCGCGCTCACGCAGCCTGACCGTTATCCGATCGAGAACGGGACGATTGCGCGCAGCGCCGGACTGTCGTTCCCGGCAGCC encodes:
- a CDS encoding universal stress protein: MSGSPTSPAVVVGVDGSKVAIRTALWAADEAVDRNVPLRLLCAVDQDNTKPVDERDTPRLANAEMAVHWASAAVEATDKPVKIEAEISRDSPISALVSASRSAAMVCVGALGLNHFQPGRVGSTAAALAVAAHCPVAIVRGGGHRPQPSCQWIVVEADESPDVGVVLEAAATEARLRNAPLRAVTCWKSSPADQPAAGDCRIRARLDRRMARWRRRYPDLSTEAIALHGCLLDYLAKHAASVQLLVVGARHPDHVREILGAAGNAALVDFNGVLLVVGHQHL
- a CDS encoding 4Fe-4S dicluster domain-containing protein encodes the protein MDTGSAHSIATLDASGLAALVGVLIERGYRVVGPTLRDNAIVLAELESADDLPRGWGVDVGPGHYRLRRRDDDALFGHSAGPQSWKQFLHPPRQRVWSSDGTEPEEPPQYAFIGVRACDLSAIRILNGVLGVGAHPDQGFVGRLRRVFVVAVNCTEPGGLCFCASMGTGPAVGPGYDLALTERIDADGRHYLVDVGSDDGAQVLAALPHWEASQSEIDAARSEVSEAANHMGRQMPQVDHRQLLVESRESPRWEDVASRCLTCGNCTMVCPTCFCTSTEDITDLTGEHAERWMRWASCYEFDFTYIHGGSVRQSGESRYRHWITHKLGTWHDQFDSTGCVGCGRCIAWCPTGIDITEEMNALEVLAREQQAEEPGDG
- a CDS encoding FAD/NAD(P)-binding protein; this encodes MAKTATQNAKSPSSAMAPVPYRVRSRVVESFEAASIWLEPVGQSVAPPLPGQFMMLYAFGIGEIAMSVSGVPRNADDAIGHTIRAVGAVSQALHDADVGTVVGVRGPFGTDWGLATSNGRDLVIVAGGCGSAPLRPVVLEALAQRSRFGRVMVIVGARTPEHFLFRQEVAEWAGNPLLEAELIVDAAGPDWPWEVGLVTEPLRRLTLNPARTTAFICGPEPMIRFCARELVQKGLAANDIRVSLERNMQCGIGWCGHCQLGPLLLCRDGPVVGYDVAGPLLQVQEL
- a CDS encoding NADH-quinone oxidoreductase subunit B family protein, whose protein sequence is MAPPTLAVWKFASCDGCQLTLLDCEDELLTLAEQVQIRTFLEASSAIVGGPYDVSLVEGSITTSHDQERIHEIREQSKVLVTIGACATAGGVQALRNFADVAEFAAVVYAKPEYIDTLATSTPASAHVKVDYQLQGCPIDRGQLLDTLAALLVGRKPRIPAKTVCMECKLRGVTCVLVADGTPCLGPVTHAGCGALCPRHRRGCYGCFGPMATPNMPALIPLLRRDGMSEGDVDRVFSTFNVAKFAAERNDR
- a CDS encoding Ni/Fe hydrogenase subunit alpha; translation: MSEGSRTLTVGALTRVEGEGALHVKLRDGVLERVELNIYEPPRFFEAFLRGRAYTEPPDITARVCGICPVAYQVSACNAIEDACGIQVDPDVVALRRLLYCGEWIHSHVLHIYLLHAPDFLGYPDAIALAKDERDIVERGLRLKKAGNRLMEFIGGRAIHPINARLGGFYSVPTRTDLQPVAEQLRHALDDAVATVRWVSEFEFPDLELGHEFLALTQPDRYPIENGTIARSAGLSFPAAEFTEHVLESQVPYSTALHATLDGGRYLTGPLARYSLNSSVLSPVAREAAAEAWLAAECRNPFRSIVVRAVEVVYAIEEALRIIDDYKPPQRPYVDVPVHAGIGHGVSEAPRGLLYHRYRITEEGLIGDACIVPPTSQNQAAIESDLAQVVSANLALDDGELTAMCERVIRSYDPCISCSAHFLKLTVERR